From a single Nicotiana tomentosiformis chromosome 2, ASM39032v3, whole genome shotgun sequence genomic region:
- the LOC104102174 gene encoding heavy metal-associated isoprenylated plant protein 21, giving the protein MGVLDYFSNFCYDTRIRRTKRKPLQTVEIKVKMDCDGCERRVKNAVKRMKGVKTVEVIRKQNRVIVSGYIEPQRVLNRVKSTGKRAEMWPYVPYNLVSYPYVAQAYDKKAPAGFVKNVPQARLAPNATEEKITYLFSDDNPNACSIM; this is encoded by the exons ATGGGTGTTCttgattatttttcaaacttttgctACGATACCAGAATAAGACGTACCAAAAGGAAACCATTGCAG ACGGTGGAAATAAAAGTGAAGATGGACTGTGATGGATGCGAAAGAAGAGTCAAGAATGCCGTTAAACGCATGAAAG GTGTGAAAACAGTGGAGGTGATTAGAAAGCAAAACAGGGTGATAGTAAGTGGTTATATTGAACCACAGAGAGTGTTGAATAGAGTAAAGAGCACTGGAAAAAGAGCAGAGATGTGGCCATATGTTCCATATAATTTGGTGTCCTATCCATACGTAGCTCAGGCATATGACAAAAAGGCACCTGCTGGTTTTGTGAAAAATGTACCACAGGCACGTCTTGCCCCTAATGCTACTGAAGAAAAGATTACTTACCTTTTCAGTGATGACAATCCCAATGCTTGTTCTATTATGTAA
- the LOC104102176 gene encoding uncharacterized protein — protein sequence MSATAQEYEFVRIQTYVLKVQIHCHGCMRKVKKLLKRIEGVYQVKMDVEEQVVIVYGNVEAATLIKKLNKSGKHAELLSENPLENQEIQLLYNRFNDNNNHQNQGALNWCDYEKTQNPELLNWLNNIKHQNQMHSSYNSLGTSKMKPMFAPTERGFDHWGNNEFLDRSIGIGSLTGETNQNLYALGNMDYPYFSQEENITNNADFGITSPFENLQSIQAGRRNSIVDFQGLRSTNPSFAPNQGLKNVNSHFADLKSKGLGLENLHTARGDYGYQPRQFSEMNDMQAYRYNYPASTMMNSYRQNMHGNGIDNFNSDIYAYQPGSILNQRYGVFPPNISHPWNQGVFSIRDMVSSHPT from the exons ATGTCTGCAACTGCCCAAGAATATGAGTTTGTGAGAATTCAG ACTTACGTTCTTAAAGTTCAGATACATTGTCATGGGTGCATGCGGAAGGTGAAGAAACTGCTTAAAAGAATTGAAG GGGTTTATCAAGTGAAAATGGATGTCGAAGAACAAGTGGTCATAGTATATGGTAATGTGGAAGCTGCAACACTGATCAAGAAACTAAACAAATCAGGGAAACATGCAGAGCTTTTATCAGAGAACCCATTAGAAAACCAAGAAATACAACTACTCTATAACAGGTTCAATGATAACAACAATCACCAAAACCAGGGAGCTCTAAACTGGTGTGACTATGAGAAGACTCAGAACCCGGAACTCCTTAACTGGCTCAATAATATCAAGCACCAAAACCAAATGCACAGCTCATACAATTCTCTTGGAACCTCCAAGATGAAGCCTATGTTTGCCCCTACTGAACGAGGCTTCGATCACTGGGGCAACAATGAGTTTCTGGACCGGAGTATCGGCATTGGCTCCCTCACAGGTGAAACAAACCAAAACTTGTATGCACTAGGAAACATGGATTATCCATATTTTAGTCAGGAGGAAAACATCACTAACAATGCAGATTTTGGAATAACTTCCCCATTTGAAAATCTGCAAAGTATACAAGCTGGTAGAAGAAATTCAATAGTTGATTTTCAAGGTCTCCGAAGCACTAATCCTAGTTTTGCTCCAAACCAAGGTCTCAAAAATGTAAATTCCCATTTTGCTGATTTGAAAAGCAAAGGACTAGGACTAGAGAACTTACATACTGCTCGGGGGGATTATGGATATCAACCAAGGCAATTCAGTGAGATGAATGACATGCAGGCTTACCGTTACAATTATCCAGCTTCAACAATGATGAACTCTTACAGGCAGAACATGCATGGCAATGGCATTGACAACTTCAACAGTGATATCTACGCGTATCAACCAGGGAGTATTCTCAATCAGAGATATGGTGTCTTCCCACCCAACATAAGCCATCCTTGGAACCAGGGAGTATTCTCAATCAGAGATATGGTGTCTTCCCACCCAACATAA